The following are encoded in a window of Centroberyx gerrardi isolate f3 chromosome 1, fCenGer3.hap1.cur.20231027, whole genome shotgun sequence genomic DNA:
- the gtf2a2 gene encoding transcription initiation factor IIA subunit 2, with protein MAYQLYRNTTLGNSLQESLDELIQTQQITPQLALQVLLQFDKAINTALANRVRNRVNFKGSLNTYRFCDNVWTFVLNDVEFREVTDLVKVDKVKIVACDGKNTGSNAAE; from the exons ATGGCGTACCAGCTGTACAGAAACACCACGCTGGGGAACAGTCTGCAGGAGAGTCTGGACGAGCTGATCCAG acgCAGCAGATCACGCCTCAGCTCGCTCTGCAGGTTCTGCTTCAGTTTGATAAAGCCATCAACACGGCGCTCGCCAACCGGGTCCGAAACAGAGTCAACTTCAAG ggGTCGCTCAACACCTACAGGTTCTGCGACAACGTGTGGACGTTCGTGCTGAACGACGTGGAGTTCAGGGAGGTCACCGACCTGGTGAAGGTCGACAAGGTCAAGATCGTCGCCTGTGACGGGAAGA ACACCGGCTCCAATGCTGCAGAGTGA